The Leclercia adecarboxylata genome has a segment encoding these proteins:
- a CDS encoding IS5-like element IS903B family transposase produces MKDQITHLPDNADRSVAKQKFKITNWPTYNKALINRGSITFWLDDEAIQAWYESATPSSRGRPQRYSDLAITTVLVIKRVFRLTLRAAQGFIDSIFTLMNVPLRCPDYTSVSKRAKSVNVSFKTPTRGEIAHLVIDSTGLKVFGEGEWKVKKHGQERRRIWRKLHLAVDSNTHEIICADLSLNNVTDSEAFPGLIRQTHRKIRAASADGAYDTRLCHDELRRKKISALIPPRKGAGYWPGEYADRNRAVANQRLTGSNARWKWTTDYNRRSIAETAMYRVKQLFGGSLTLRDYDGQVAEAMALVRALNKMTKAGMPESVRIA; encoded by the coding sequence TTGAAGGATCAGATCACGCATCTTCCCGACAACGCAGACCGTTCCGTGGCAAAGCAAAAGTTCAAAATCACCAACTGGCCCACCTACAATAAAGCCCTCATCAACCGTGGCTCCATAACTTTCTGGCTGGATGATGAAGCTATTCAGGCCTGGTATGAGTCGGCAACGCCTTCATCACGGGGAAGACCTCAGCGCTATTCTGATCTCGCCATCACCACCGTTCTGGTCATTAAACGCGTGTTCAGGTTGACCCTGCGGGCTGCACAGGGTTTTATTGATTCCATTTTTACACTGATGAATGTTCCGTTGCGCTGCCCGGATTACACCAGTGTCAGCAAGCGCGCAAAGTCGGTTAATGTCAGTTTCAAAACGCCCACCCGGGGTGAAATCGCGCATCTGGTGATTGATTCCACCGGGCTGAAGGTCTTTGGTGAAGGCGAATGGAAAGTCAAAAAACATGGCCAGGAACGCCGCCGTATCTGGCGAAAGTTGCATCTGGCAGTTGACAGCAACACACATGAAATCATCTGTGCAGACCTGTCGCTGAACAATGTGACGGACTCAGAAGCCTTCCCGGGTCTTATCCGGCAGACTCACAGAAAAATCAGGGCAGCATCGGCAGACGGCGCTTACGACACCCGGCTCTGTCACGATGAACTGCGGCGTAAGAAAATCAGCGCGCTTATCCCGCCCCGAAAAGGCGCGGGTTACTGGCCCGGTGAATATGCAGACCGTAACCGTGCTGTTGCGAATCAGCGGCTGACCGGGAGTAATGCGCGGTGGAAATGGACAACAGATTATAACCGTCGCTCGATAGCGGAAACGGCGATGTACCGGGTAAAACAGCTGTTCGGAGGTTCACTGACACTGCGTGACTACGATGGTCAGGTTGCAGAGGCTATGGCCCTGGTACGAGCGCTGAACAAAATGACGAAAGCAGGTATGCCTGAAAGCGTGCGTATTGCCTGA
- the fghA gene encoding S-formylglutathione hydrolase: MELIEQHASSGGWQNVYRHYSQSLNCEMNFGVYLPPKAVTEKLPVLYWLSGLTCTEQNFITKSGMQHYAARHNVIVVVPDTSPRGNNVPDADSYDLGQGAGFYLNATEQPWNVHYRMYDYILRELPDVVMNHFPATARKSISGHSMGGLGALVLALRNPGEYVSVSAFSPIVSPSQVPWGQQAFSAYLGENRKTWEAYDPVSLILQGEKLPEIFIDQGLSDAFYEEQLRTKILERVCNEMNLNASFRYHTGYDHSYYFISSFIGEHIAYHANRLRLSA, translated from the coding sequence ATGGAACTCATTGAGCAGCATGCCAGCTCTGGCGGCTGGCAAAACGTGTACCGGCATTATTCACAATCCCTTAATTGTGAAATGAATTTCGGTGTGTATCTTCCTCCCAAAGCAGTAACAGAAAAACTGCCGGTACTATACTGGTTGTCGGGCCTGACCTGTACTGAGCAGAATTTCATCACCAAATCAGGTATGCAGCATTATGCAGCCCGGCATAACGTCATCGTTGTTGTCCCGGATACCAGTCCCCGGGGTAATAATGTCCCGGATGCCGACAGTTACGATCTTGGCCAGGGGGCCGGTTTTTATCTGAACGCGACGGAACAGCCGTGGAATGTTCATTACAGGATGTATGACTATATTCTCAGAGAGCTTCCGGATGTCGTCATGAATCATTTTCCTGCAACGGCAAGAAAATCTATATCCGGTCATTCTATGGGAGGGCTGGGTGCTCTGGTGCTGGCTCTGCGAAATCCTGGTGAATATGTGAGCGTATCAGCATTTTCCCCGATAGTATCGCCTTCTCAGGTGCCATGGGGGCAACAGGCATTTAGCGCTTACCTGGGTGAAAACAGAAAAACGTGGGAAGCCTACGATCCAGTCAGCCTCATTTTACAGGGTGAAAAATTACCAGAAATCTTCATTGATCAGGGGCTGAGTGACGCCTTTTATGAAGAGCAACTGCGCACCAAAATCCTTGAGAGAGTATGCAATGAGATGAACCTCAATGCGTCGTTCCGATATCATACTGGATACGACCACAGCTATTATTTCATTTCCAGCTTTATTGGTGAGCACATTGCTTACCATGCCAACAGGCTCAGGCTGTCAGCATGA
- the tnpB gene encoding IS66 family insertion sequence element accessory protein TnpB (TnpB, as the term is used for proteins encoded by IS66 family insertion elements, is considered an accessory protein, since TnpC, encoded by a neighboring gene, is a DDE family transposase.), whose amino-acid sequence MIPLPSGTRIWLVAGVTDMRKSFNGLGELVQHVLDDNPFSGHLFIFRGRKGDTVRILWADADGLCLFTKRLEEGQFVWPAVRDGKIAITRSQLAMLLDKLDWRKPKTARLNSLTML is encoded by the coding sequence ATGATACCCTTACCGTCAGGCACTCGTATCTGGCTGGTTGCCGGGGTCACCGATATGCGTAAGTCCTTCAATGGTCTGGGCGAACTGGTCCAGCATGTTCTTGATGACAATCCGTTCTCCGGCCACCTGTTTATCTTCCGTGGTCGTAAAGGTGACACCGTGAGGATCCTCTGGGCTGATGCTGACGGTCTGTGTCTGTTTACCAAACGTCTGGAAGAGGGACAGTTCGTCTGGCCTGCTGTACGCGACGGCAAAATCGCCATCACCCGCTCACAACTCGCCATGCTCCTCGATAAGCTGGACTGGCGGAAACCTAAAACTGCACGCCTTAACTCACTGACGATGTTGTAA
- a CDS encoding VOC family protein, with amino-acid sequence MTTPVISGDGIFSHVFIGAADVEKSSAFYDVVLGTLGINNLGPFGNGWVLYGREKPAFIIARPGNGEAPSANGVTVGFAAATPEEVDAFHAAGLAAGGADEGQPGPRGHLPGAYAAYLRDPAGNKITAYTFI; translated from the coding sequence ATGACAACTCCGGTAATTTCTGGTGACGGCATCTTTTCTCATGTGTTCATTGGCGCAGCCGATGTCGAGAAATCCTCCGCATTTTACGATGTCGTCCTGGGCACGCTTGGTATCAATAACCTCGGCCCGTTTGGCAACGGCTGGGTACTCTATGGCCGCGAAAAGCCGGCATTTATCATTGCCCGTCCGGGCAACGGTGAAGCACCTTCCGCTAACGGGGTGACTGTCGGCTTCGCTGCTGCCACCCCGGAAGAGGTTGATGCTTTCCATGCTGCCGGCCTTGCCGCCGGTGGAGCTGATGAAGGTCAACCTGGCCCGCGTGGTCACCTTCCCGGGGCCTATGCTGCCTACCTGCGGGATCCGGCGGGTAACAAAATCACGGCGTATACGTTTATCTGA
- a CDS encoding IS110 family transposase, whose amino-acid sequence MVDKVTEAAVVGGVDTHKDLHVAAVVDQNNKVLGTQYFSTTRQGYRQMLAWMTSFGTLKRIGVECTGTYGSGLLRYFQNAGLEVLEVTAPDRMERRKRGKSDTIDAECAAHAAFSGIRTVTPKTRDGMIESLRVLKTCRKTAISARRVALQIIHSNIISAPDELREQLRNMTRMQLIRTLGSWRPDASEYRNVTNVYRISLKSLARRYLELHDEIADLDVMIAAIVDELAPELIKRNAIGYESASQLLITAGDNPQRLRSESGFAALCGVSPVPVSSGKTNRYRLNRGGDRAANSALHIIAIGRLRTDAKTKEYVARRVAEGHTKMEAIRCLKRYISREVYTLLRNQNRRINSIPITA is encoded by the coding sequence ATGGTTGATAAAGTTACCGAAGCTGCCGTTGTGGGTGGCGTGGATACACATAAAGATTTGCACGTTGCCGCTGTCGTAGATCAGAACAATAAAGTCCTTGGGACTCAGTATTTCTCCACAACACGACAAGGTTACCGGCAGATGCTGGCATGGATGACCTCGTTTGGGACATTAAAGCGAATTGGTGTTGAGTGCACAGGTACCTATGGTTCCGGTTTGCTTCGTTATTTTCAGAACGCCGGGTTAGAAGTTCTTGAGGTGACTGCTCCAGACCGGATGGAGCGACGCAAACGGGGTAAAAGTGACACAATTGATGCTGAATGTGCCGCTCATGCAGCATTCTCAGGCATCAGGACAGTTACTCCCAAAACGCGTGATGGCATGATTGAGTCCCTGCGGGTATTAAAAACTTGCCGAAAAACAGCAATATCAGCCCGCAGAGTCGCTCTCCAGATTATCCATTCAAATATTATCTCTGCCCCGGATGAATTACGTGAACAGCTCAGAAATATGACGCGCATGCAGCTCATCAGGACCCTGGGTTCCTGGAGACCTGATGCCAGTGAATACCGCAATGTAACCAACGTTTATCGCATTTCATTAAAGTCCCTTGCCCGACGCTATCTCGAGTTACATGACGAAATCGCTGATCTGGATGTCATGATTGCGGCAATTGTCGACGAGTTGGCACCTGAGCTGATTAAACGTAATGCTATCGGATACGAAAGCGCTTCACAGTTGCTGATCACTGCCGGAGACAATCCTCAACGGTTAAGATCAGAATCAGGATTTGCGGCACTGTGTGGTGTCAGCCCGGTCCCCGTTTCTTCTGGAAAAACGAACCGTTACCGACTTAATCGTGGTGGAGATCGTGCTGCAAATAGTGCACTTCACATCATCGCCATCGGACGCTTACGAACTGACGCAAAAACAAAGGAATATGTCGCCAGGCGTGTAGCCGAAGGACATACAAAAATGGAAGCGATACGCTGTCTAAAGCGATATATCTCCCGCGAAGTTTACACGTTACTGCGCAATCAAAACAGGCGGATCAACAGTATCCCGATAACAGCTTGA